A genome region from Streptomyces antimycoticus includes the following:
- a CDS encoding ABC transporter permease/substrate binding protein: MPRLQLGDWINSGVNWLRDNLSWLFDFISSVVQGMYDGLNTVLSGPEPLLFAGILALLAWWLRGLLPAVLAFLGFALIDSIELWGEAMNTLALVLVAGVITIVFAVPLGIWASRNRAVSAVIRPVLDFMQTMPAFVYLIPGIFFFGLGVVPGVVATVIFSMPPGVRMTELGIRQVDAELVEAADAFGTHPRRTLLRVQLPLALPTIMAGVNQVIMLALSMVVIAGMVGAEGLGSTVFQAISSVDVAMGFEGGIAVVILAMYLDRMTSALNQRVSPLARRALAKEKAKALSGLKVLHWRPATSVAMVGVVVLALVAGGMSMFGGDEKGPEVSANVGKGQSVNIGYINWDEGVASTFLWKELLEQRGFKPKVQSYDVGALYTGMAAGNIDFETDSWLPTTHASYWAKYKSKLENLGSWYGPTSLEVAVPSYVKGVKTLEDLEKKSSTFKKKIVGIEPGAGEMKLMQDKVMPGYGLNKNFSLVKGSTAAMLSQLDRSYAKKEPIAVTLWSPHWAYNKYDLVKLKDPKGAFGKGDRIDSLARKGFSKDNPQVAKWIKDFKLDEEQLTSLEAAIQDAGKGKEQEGVRAWLKKNPGLVNKLAPVPGGEQKGKDAGAAPMIGYFPWDEDIATTYLWKNVLERRGYKPEIKQYDVGSMFTGMSTGQVDVEFDGWLPVAQKQYWDRYKKNLVDVGSWYDKTSLEIAVPSYVKDVKSLADLKGKSGTFGGKIVGIEPGTGEMKLLKGQVLKQYGLDKEYKVSDGSSPAMLAELERSYAKKEPVAVVLWTPHWAYSKYKLTKLADPKQAFGASNQLHTLANKSFPKKFPEFNGWLKKWHMTEKELASLEAAIQDAGKGNEEKGVQKWMDAHPGIVDKMAPVAS; encoded by the coding sequence GTGCCTAGGCTTCAGCTCGGCGACTGGATCAACTCCGGCGTCAACTGGCTCCGAGACAATCTGAGCTGGCTCTTCGACTTCATCTCCAGCGTCGTACAGGGCATGTACGACGGGCTGAACACCGTGCTCAGCGGCCCCGAGCCGCTGCTGTTCGCGGGCATCCTGGCGCTGCTCGCCTGGTGGCTGCGCGGACTGCTGCCCGCGGTGCTCGCCTTCCTGGGATTCGCCCTCATCGACTCGATCGAGTTGTGGGGCGAGGCGATGAACACCCTCGCACTGGTGCTGGTCGCCGGTGTGATCACCATCGTGTTCGCGGTGCCGCTGGGCATCTGGGCCTCGCGCAACCGCGCGGTGAGCGCCGTGATCCGTCCGGTGCTGGACTTCATGCAGACGATGCCCGCCTTCGTCTACCTGATCCCCGGCATCTTCTTCTTCGGCCTCGGGGTGGTCCCCGGCGTCGTCGCCACCGTCATCTTCTCGATGCCCCCGGGCGTCCGCATGACGGAACTGGGCATCCGGCAGGTGGATGCGGAGCTGGTCGAGGCGGCCGACGCCTTCGGCACCCATCCACGCCGTACCCTCCTGCGCGTCCAGCTCCCGCTGGCCCTGCCCACCATCATGGCGGGCGTCAACCAGGTGATCATGCTGGCGCTGTCCATGGTCGTCATCGCCGGCATGGTCGGCGCCGAGGGCCTGGGCTCCACCGTCTTCCAGGCGATCAGCTCCGTCGACGTCGCCATGGGCTTCGAGGGCGGTATCGCGGTGGTCATCCTGGCCATGTACCTGGACCGGATGACCAGCGCGCTCAACCAGCGCGTCTCCCCGCTGGCCCGCCGTGCGCTGGCCAAGGAGAAGGCCAAGGCGCTCAGCGGCCTCAAGGTGCTGCACTGGCGCCCGGCGACCTCCGTCGCCATGGTCGGCGTCGTCGTCCTGGCGCTGGTCGCCGGCGGCATGAGCATGTTCGGCGGCGACGAAAAGGGACCCGAGGTCTCCGCCAACGTCGGCAAGGGCCAGTCGGTCAACATCGGCTACATCAACTGGGACGAGGGCGTCGCCTCCACCTTCCTGTGGAAGGAGCTCCTGGAGCAGCGCGGCTTCAAGCCCAAGGTCCAGTCGTACGACGTCGGCGCGCTGTACACCGGTATGGCCGCGGGCAACATCGACTTCGAGACGGACTCCTGGCTGCCCACCACGCACGCCTCGTACTGGGCGAAGTACAAGAGCAAGCTGGAGAACCTCGGCTCCTGGTACGGCCCCACCTCCCTGGAGGTCGCGGTGCCCTCGTACGTCAAGGGCGTCAAGACCCTGGAAGACCTCGAGAAGAAGTCCAGCACCTTCAAGAAGAAGATCGTCGGCATCGAGCCCGGTGCCGGTGAGATGAAGCTGATGCAGGACAAGGTCATGCCGGGCTACGGCCTGAACAAGAACTTCTCCCTGGTCAAGGGCTCCACCGCGGCCATGCTCTCCCAGCTGGACCGCTCCTACGCCAAGAAGGAGCCGATCGCGGTCACCCTGTGGTCCCCGCACTGGGCGTACAACAAGTACGACCTCGTCAAGCTGAAGGACCCCAAGGGCGCCTTCGGCAAGGGCGACCGCATCGACTCCCTCGCGCGCAAGGGCTTCTCCAAGGACAACCCGCAGGTCGCCAAGTGGATCAAGGACTTCAAGCTGGACGAGGAGCAGCTCACCAGCCTGGAGGCGGCGATCCAGGACGCCGGTAAGGGCAAGGAGCAGGAGGGCGTGCGCGCCTGGCTCAAGAAGAACCCGGGCCTGGTCAACAAGCTGGCCCCGGTGCCCGGCGGCGAGCAGAAGGGCAAGGACGCCGGAGCCGCGCCGATGATCGGCTACTTCCCGTGGGACGAGGACATCGCCACCACCTACCTGTGGAAGAACGTCCTCGAGCGGCGTGGCTACAAGCCGGAGATCAAGCAGTACGACGTCGGCTCGATGTTCACCGGTATGAGCACCGGACAGGTCGATGTCGAGTTCGACGGCTGGCTACCGGTCGCCCAGAAGCAGTATTGGGACAGATACAAGAAGAACCTGGTCGACGTCGGGTCGTGGTACGACAAGACCTCCCTGGAGATCGCGGTGCCGTCCTACGTCAAGGACGTGAAGTCGCTCGCCGACCTCAAGGGGAAGTCCGGCACCTTCGGCGGCAAGATCGTCGGTATCGAGCCCGGGACCGGCGAGATGAAGCTCCTGAAGGGCCAGGTGCTCAAGCAGTACGGCCTGGACAAGGAGTACAAGGTCAGCGACGGCTCCTCGCCGGCGATGCTGGCCGAGCTGGAGCGCTCGTACGCCAAGAAGGAGCCGGTCGCGGTCGTCTTGTGGACCCCGCACTGGGCCTACAGCAAGTACAAGCTGACCAAGCTCGCCGACCCGAAGCAGGCGTTCGGGGCCAGCAACCAGCTCCACACGCTCGCCAACAAGTCCTTCCCGAAGAAGTTCCCCGAGTTCAACGGGTGGCTGAAGAAGTGGCACATGACCGAGAAGGAACTCGCGAGCCTGGAGGCGGCGATCCAGGACGCCGGTAAGGGCAACGAGGAGAAGGGCGTCCAGAAGTGGATGGACGCCCACCCCGGCATCGTCGACAAGATGGCGCCGGTGGCTTCCTGA